The Deltaproteobacteria bacterium DNA segment AAGATCCGAAGACCCGAGATGGGAAGACTACATGAATGAATATGTGGGATACAAAGGGGTAATCACCGACCCTGACCGGGTGATCAACGATCCGGAAGCCCTGGTCGAGGTCACGCTTGAAGGGATCGGCGGCACCCACCGTTTCCCCCAGGACTGCCTGCGTAAACTCGGCTGACCCCGTCTTCGGAGATCTGCTCTTCGGCAATCCGGAAATTGCCCATCCGATTTGGAACGGAATGTCCTTTAATTTACCATAGCAGTGGCTCGCCTGACTGGAAGTAAATGGCGGACTTTCTATCCGGGATATCATGATCAGTAGAAATAAGTCTGATGTCCTCGGAATTTACGAACACGCGCCTAATCCCACCTTTTGTCCCATTTTAAACGAAGCGTCAAGGGCCGTTCGATCTCCGTAAATTTATCCAAAACAAAAAATTGACGCTGGCTGAAACGGCCACTATTTTAGACGTCAGCCAATCCCGTCTTCTGAGCAAAGGGGGAAGAGCAAAAAGCCGAGGTCAGGAACACTCCTTGAATTGTTGAAGATTAATCTTGACAATCAGCATTTTGTAAATTATCTTTCGTAATAAATAAGGAAAAAACTAATGATAGTCGAAAAAGATATTGAAATATTGAATATTATTCAAAATAATTCAAAAGCATCGTATCCCATGATCGGGAAGCAGGTGGGATTGACCCCATCTGCGGTCTTTGAACGAATCCGAAAGCTTGAGGCGAAAGGGATTATCCAATCCTACAACACAAAGCTGAGTCACAGGGCAGTCGGGTTAGGGGTGCTGGCTTTTGTGTTCCTGAAGGTAGAGATCGGAACGGCCGAAACGGACATCGACCAGTCTATTGCAGATATTGACGAGATCCAGGAAGTCCACCATGTCTCGGGGGAAGACTGTTACCTGTTGAAGGTATGGGCCTGTGACAATGACGATCTGGGTCGGCTGCTCCTTGAAAAGGTCCATTCGATAAAAGGAGTCCGGGCCACCCGGACGACCATTGTCCTCAAGACCGTGAAAGATAGTCCCCTGATTCCATTAAGGCGTGACTCCAAAGGGAACAGCACCTGAGAACAACTTATTCAAGAATAGCTCTTGCAGAATTCAATGAGTAAGGAGTTCTTTGCATTCTTTAGAGTTATTGTGGGTGATAGAGAGGGAACTCATGGATATTGCTATTATCGGAGGAGGAATCGCAGGGCTGGCGGCAGGATACAGGCTGCAGCAGCAAGGCCTTAGGCCGGTGATCTTTGAGAAGGGTGAGGGGGACCGGACCGATTCGGATTTGGTCAACGGATTCATCATCGACAAAGGGGCCTACACGATTCCTGAATCCCACAGCGTCTTCCTCGCCCTTATCCGGGAACTCGGCCTGTCCGGCCAACTAAGGGAAACCCCAGCCACCTCGTCGACATTCGTGGATGGAGAAGAGCACAGGATCAAGATTGGATCACACAATGATTTCCTGAAATACAGACTCCTGAACTTCAAAAACAAAAAAGACCTCGTCAAGCTGTTCCTTTACGCCCGGTCCCTGGGCAGGAACTTGAGTCTGCATCAGCCCACCCCAAAAACCCTGGAATTGGAACAGGAGACAGTTCGGGATTACCTCCTAAGGGACTACAGCGAGGACATCCTGGAGAAAATCGCCTCTCCTATCTTTGCCGATCTCTTTCTCGGGATTCCAGAGGAAAACTCCAAGGCGGCCTTTCTCGCCACTCTCCCTAACCTTCTCCGTTTCCGGATCTTTACTCTGAACCAAGGCATGGGAACGGTGACCCGGAAGATTAGAGAACAACTGGAGGTAAGGAACCACACCCCGGTCATCGGCATCCGGAAAACCGGAGAGACCTACCAGGTAGAGACCGGTGGAGAACACCAGGGCTCTTATGCGTTCGATAAAATTATCTTTGCCGTGCCTCTTCCTATTATCCCCGCCCTCATTTCGAATCTTCCCGAGTCCCTCGACCGGGACCTGAAAAACGTACAATACAATCCTTCCATGGTGGTTGCTCTGGCACTGTCAAGGCCGTTTGTTGATCATTCCTTTA contains these protein-coding regions:
- a CDS encoding Lrp/AsnC family transcriptional regulator yields the protein MIVEKDIEILNIIQNNSKASYPMIGKQVGLTPSAVFERIRKLEAKGIIQSYNTKLSHRAVGLGVLAFVFLKVEIGTAETDIDQSIADIDEIQEVHHVSGEDCYLLKVWACDNDDLGRLLLEKVHSIKGVRATRTTIVLKTVKDSPLIPLRRDSKGNST
- a CDS encoding FAD-dependent oxidoreductase; the protein is MDIAIIGGGIAGLAAGYRLQQQGLRPVIFEKGEGDRTDSDLVNGFIIDKGAYTIPESHSVFLALIRELGLSGQLRETPATSSTFVDGEEHRIKIGSHNDFLKYRLLNFKNKKDLVKLFLYARSLGRNLSLHQPTPKTLELEQETVRDYLLRDYSEDILEKIASPIFADLFLGIPEENSKAAFLATLPNLLRFRIFTLNQGMGTVTRKIREQLEVRNHTPVIGIRKTGETYQVETGGEHQGSYAFDKIIFAVPLPIIPALISNLPESLDRDLKNVQYNPSMVVALALSRPFVDHSFMNTFLRTQIATLATVVQDQGKGEGRIPREKGLATVILTKEASAGFFDKPDDEVTKSVLREMDSVWAGFSNEVIFSRVYRWPFGGVQLPPGTLARQPRMRKELGALDPNWAFAGDGLYRASMEVSLRTGFEAAERILGTPGAA